A region from the Achromobacter seleniivolatilans genome encodes:
- a CDS encoding SecDF P1 head subdomain-containing protein, producing the protein MPSMKRLVCTAAITLMLPLAAYAESITLHAASATASSDAATSARVVDIELQPDSRKALADFTRERIGKRVQLRSNGVLLSSATVMSPLEGDSFRITAGEHGFAGKSAEEIAQGIMKSGGLTIDDENTAK; encoded by the coding sequence ATGCCGTCAATGAAGCGCCTAGTCTGCACAGCCGCCATCACCTTGATGCTGCCGCTGGCCGCTTACGCCGAAAGCATTACGCTACATGCTGCGAGCGCAACCGCAAGCAGCGACGCGGCCACTTCGGCCCGCGTCGTGGACATTGAACTACAGCCCGACAGCCGCAAAGCCTTGGCCGACTTCACCCGCGAACGCATCGGTAAACGCGTGCAGCTGCGCTCAAACGGCGTGCTGCTGTCATCCGCCACGGTGATGAGCCCGTTGGAAGGCGACAGCTTTCGCATCACTGCCGGCGAGCATGGCTTTGCCGGCAAATCCGCCGAAGAGATCGCCCAAGGCATCATGAAGAGCGGCGGCCT
- a CDS encoding caspase family protein has product MARTPTLVTKRRQLLTALLGAGLLGVNSLTARANPASTPVPAKRRHALVIGNARYAVPANALVNPVNDARLIAETLRKRNFDVTLLTDLTTPQMENAVDEFATRATNAELAMVYFAGHAVAVDDVNYLFGVELAVPLGEVRIRTAQQSSLSLRRVSQALRRANIRARLLVLDACRTNLTRGAASPGLIHTVPAGGELIAFSTQPGATAEDGFGKDGPRHSPYAFYFAQGLDALPATAPVENFFKQLTGDVQVATAHRQVPHYASSLVGTVTFTTLADAQTPAVPGAAASGQAAQAGRGPSPTLGRDLIRARMSAWEYEIERGAQYLDEPRLSALQARAKAGDVVAMTTLGLIAENGEHVEQDYKAAARWYQRAADQGFAPAQTYLGELTGMGRGVPKNYNVAERLFREAAEAGHHRATLDLLDLRVRMGEPMDPREWATALQDAARNPAGLPLPGMPPIQGLPDMPWMRALGVRPPGQP; this is encoded by the coding sequence ATGGCACGCACACCCACCCTGGTCACCAAACGCCGGCAATTGCTGACCGCCCTGCTCGGCGCCGGCCTGCTCGGCGTCAATTCATTGACGGCCCGCGCCAATCCCGCGTCCACGCCGGTTCCGGCCAAGCGGCGTCATGCACTGGTCATTGGCAACGCCCGCTACGCCGTGCCGGCCAATGCCTTGGTCAACCCGGTCAACGATGCCCGCCTGATCGCCGAAACCTTGCGCAAGCGCAATTTCGACGTCACGCTGCTGACGGACCTGACGACGCCGCAAATGGAAAACGCGGTCGACGAATTCGCCACGCGCGCCACAAACGCAGAGCTGGCGATGGTGTACTTCGCTGGCCATGCCGTGGCGGTGGATGACGTGAACTACCTGTTCGGCGTCGAACTGGCCGTACCGCTGGGCGAGGTCCGCATCCGCACCGCGCAGCAAAGTTCACTCAGCCTGCGCCGTGTATCGCAGGCATTGCGCCGCGCCAATATCCGCGCGCGCCTGCTGGTGCTGGACGCCTGCCGCACCAACCTGACCCGGGGCGCGGCCTCGCCCGGCTTGATTCATACCGTGCCGGCTGGCGGCGAACTCATCGCCTTTTCCACGCAGCCCGGCGCCACGGCCGAAGACGGCTTTGGCAAGGACGGCCCGCGCCACAGCCCTTACGCCTTTTACTTTGCGCAAGGACTGGACGCCCTGCCCGCAACCGCGCCGGTCGAGAATTTTTTCAAGCAACTAACGGGCGACGTGCAGGTTGCCACGGCCCACCGCCAGGTCCCGCACTACGCGAGCAGCCTGGTCGGCACCGTGACGTTCACCACGCTGGCCGACGCGCAGACGCCCGCCGTGCCGGGCGCTGCCGCCAGCGGCCAAGCCGCCCAAGCCGGCCGCGGACCGTCGCCCACCTTGGGCCGCGATTTGATCCGGGCCCGCATGAGCGCGTGGGAATACGAGATTGAACGCGGCGCGCAGTATCTGGACGAGCCGCGCCTGAGCGCATTACAAGCGCGCGCCAAAGCCGGAGACGTGGTCGCCATGACCACGCTGGGCCTGATCGCCGAGAACGGCGAGCACGTCGAACAGGACTACAAGGCCGCGGCCCGCTGGTATCAGCGCGCCGCCGACCAGGGTTTTGCCCCCGCGCAAACCTATTTGGGCGAACTGACCGGCATGGGCCGCGGCGTACCCAAGAACTACAACGTAGCCGAACGCCTGTTCCGCGAGGCTGCCGAGGCCGGCCACCATCGAGCCACCCTGGACTTGCTGGATCTGCGCGTACGCATGGGCGAGCCGATGGACCCGCGCGAATGGGCCACGGCGCTGCAAGACGCCGCACGCAATCCCGCCGGCTTGCCCTTGCCCGGCATGCCGCCGATACAAGGTCTGCCTGACATGCCCTGGATGCGCGCCTTGGGCGTGCGCCCGCCTGGGCAGCCTTGA
- a CDS encoding RNA polymerase sigma factor — translation MNTLDPKRYIINNVDGLLRIMHADPRYALDFRNKAEQHITLKLRKKFFNTSPEGVIDAFNNALMKFLQARTFRDEGFQHGQPADGWAAHELAVSKLGGYLYRGSLHELIQWHRRTRHEVQWTDPDDEGQQGDSAFDESADLGDPSPFADPARAYEHLSLVKRMRDCLNKLSDTLRDTMFLYLDDLPMDEIAKRQDLHVPTVKSRLHAARKLVADCTRKGMD, via the coding sequence ATGAACACGCTCGATCCCAAGCGCTACATCATCAACAACGTTGATGGGTTGCTGCGCATCATGCATGCCGATCCCCGCTATGCGCTGGATTTCCGCAACAAGGCGGAACAGCACATCACGCTGAAACTGCGCAAGAAATTCTTCAACACCTCGCCCGAAGGCGTCATCGACGCCTTCAACAACGCCTTGATGAAGTTCCTGCAAGCGCGCACGTTTCGCGATGAAGGCTTTCAGCACGGCCAGCCCGCAGACGGCTGGGCGGCGCATGAACTGGCGGTCAGCAAGCTGGGCGGCTACCTGTACCGCGGATCGCTGCACGAGCTGATTCAATGGCACCGCCGTACGCGGCACGAAGTGCAATGGACCGATCCCGACGATGAAGGGCAGCAGGGGGACAGCGCCTTCGACGAGAGCGCGGACCTGGGTGATCCCTCCCCATTCGCGGACCCTGCCCGTGCCTACGAGCATCTGTCGCTGGTCAAGCGCATGCGCGACTGCCTGAACAAGCTGAGCGACACCCTGCGGGACACCATGTTCCTGTATCTGGACGACCTGCCGATGGATGAAATAGCCAAGCGGCAGGATCTGCACGTGCCCACCGTCAAGAGCCGCCTGCATGCCGCACGCAAGCTCGTGGCCGACTGCACGCGCAAAGGAATGGACTAA